A portion of the Lolium rigidum isolate FL_2022 chromosome 1, APGP_CSIRO_Lrig_0.1, whole genome shotgun sequence genome contains these proteins:
- the LOC124676811 gene encoding protein BOLA4, chloroplastic/mitochondrial-like, with protein sequence MLLMRSAAAAAPCSLTSMLLRRFTTSSSASYAIRRHAAVALSSLSSSSSSARFTTWSPPPLSGSTRTRGFAAWASAPGPVGPTESPITQSMETKIKEQLEADTVTVIDASGDGRHVCIDVVSKAFEGKTAVNRQRMVYKVIWEELQSTVHAVDQMTTKTPGEAAGNK encoded by the exons ATGCTTCTGATgaggtccgccgccgccgccgcaccctgCTCCCTCACCTCCATGCTCCTCCGCCGCtttaccacctcctcctccgcttcctatGCTATCCGCCGTCACGCCGCCGTAGCGCTCTCTTCcctatcctcctcctcctcctctgctagaTTCACCACCTGGTCGCCTCCCCCTCTTTCCGGCAGCACCCGGACCAGAGGATTCGCGGCCTGGGCGTCGGCGCCGGGACCGGTGGGACCCACTGAGTCCCCCATCACGCAGTCTATGGAGACCAAG ATCAAGGAGCAGCTGGAGGCGGACACTGTCACCGTCATCGACGCTTCAGGGGATGGCCGCCACGTCTG CATAGATGTTGTTTCGAAGGCATTCGAGGGAAAAACTGCTGTGAACAGGCAAAGAATGGTTTACAAGGTTATATGGGAAGAGCTTCAAAGCACTGTCCATGCCGTGGACCAAATGACCACCAAGACACCAGGCGAGGCAGCCGGCAACAAGTAA